TCTGTGTGTCCAAAGATTTTGCCTTTAATCAGTAGATCTGGAGGAATTAGTCTTGTGTCTGAGCTcggcccctctcctcccctctccacccCAGACAATGTGGGAAAGGTGTGTGCTAAACCACTCAGATCAACATGAGCTTCCACCCAGGGCTCATAAATGCACACTTTGGCGAGCTGCGAGCAAATGCAGCTTAGCATAATTCAGAAATACCAGACGGTGTGTGTACTGTGGTGCACGGCTAAACCCGCAAAGAAgctttctccctctcatctccccttctgcccctctcccccagCCCCTAAAGCACCACAGGACAAACACAAACCAGTGCCAAAACACACCACTTCCAAAAACTGTTTGGCCCAAGTGCTCTTCTTTGTTTTCTATGTGGATTACATTAACACTACATCCACCTGCTTATCTAGAATGAACCATTTTTGTTCCCTATGATATATTTTCAGAGCCTCTGAAGTTGCACTATatgacttttctgatgaagggtccaccacctgcttgtcgccatacAAAAAAGCctggaaagtttcacagtatggcattacatgcATCTTATCTTGCATCTGTAtcttattgcaaaaaataaatgaatacaaataaataatacaaaaataatattttttactatgAGCAGTTTCCTCTCTACAGAttggcctgtaacttgggctggtGGTGTCAATTGCTTGTCTTGTGGATtagcaataagatctccatggagacaagtaggtgacagaccctccaccagaaaagttacaaacatAGGGGCTTGAGGGGATTTGAGATTCACATTACCATGAAAAATTACTAATACTATTTATTGTTCTGTATCATCAGCATATGTCCATATCAATTCATCTACCATTATCAGTTAAACATAACACTGCActtaaaaaaagactaaaagaatctttaaaattatttttaccACCACTATTGCACAACCTCACACCTTGAGGAAAGCCCTGCCATCTGGTTATtcacacaacagaaacacagcTCAGCCGTTAAACACACTTAAATAAAGAAGAACATTCTGCACAATGGACACAATTTATGCTACCTGACTGCTGTATTGTCAGTAAACATCACTGTCCGAGAATGTCACTGTATCATGTTAGGGAACGTAGTGTAATGTACAATTTGAAAAGCattataacacaaaacaaacagctgtGACAATGAGGTGTAACTGTGTACTAAATAAAGCTCTGCCATCTTTTCAGTGTAATGTGTTTTTGACTATGGATAGAAGGTTACGTAATATGCACAACACTTAATCAAAATGACTTCTGTTATATATGGTGCATAGGTCAAtgttattctgttatttatacattttattttggcaTTCATGCATTTATCATTACTCTTTACTTCCACAATGCAGAATGGATCTTTAAGTTACCATGTGGTAGATCTAGTCTTTCTATTAATAAAGTGCCTTGATATTTCATACTCAAGGGCTAATACCTCAGCATTGCTTAAAATAAGTTGGCAACGGAATGAAGCAAGACTACTCAATGTGACAGAATTTCCCCTAGGGGATTAATAgttgtttgattgattgataaaaAAGACTAACAAATGACTTATATTAATGTCAACAAAATGCAATATTACACCCTTTAGATTAAAATTATGCATCATATCTCTTACCTGGACAGTTTGAAGAAGGTGAACGCTGCGCTCTCTGACATCTTCAAAGGGGCACTGTTTGGACAGCATCAGAAGGTGGGCCAAGATGTCATTGAGATCGCTGCGTTGAGGGCTTACCAAGGCAGGTGGAGAGGGCACTGGAGCAGGTATGGGCCCAATTGCCTCCACTTTCCTTAGGACCTCCTGCTGAATGAGGTCCATGGCTGCATCCCTAGAGCTGGCATCCCGACTGCTCAAACCATCCCACCTCCCCAGAGACTCCTGGTCTTGCACTTCCATATCGTCACTTGGGACTAATGcttatggatttttttcagaAGGCCTTAGTAGGAGACAAcagaaaatagttttaaaatagaAAAGTGACTATTTTAAATCATAGCACTCCATTTCTAACACATCCCTTTATGTCCTCAGGCTTGGTGGAGgcacagcagaaaaacaaaaaagattttATGCAGCCACATTACAATGCAATAACAGtcaaaaatacagtataattgTATCATAGCTTGCAACTTCCAAGAGAAACCTAATGTGaacagtttaaatgtatttgctgCTGTCAAATCACTAATATGTGACatgacaaaacaaatatgaataaTTCCTGACAATATGTATGAAATCGCATATATGTATGTGATGAATCTACAATGAATGGTCAAGTTATAATCTACTGTTACTGCCATTCAATCTCCTTTTGCATGCTTCTCGTGTCAAGCCTTTTCAAGCTCCATATTAACAAAGAGtctagacaaaaacaaaagatctATATTGTAAAAAGTCCGTCTCTGAACCCAACTCTCTTATTCTAAACCTCCAACAAAACGTGTCACTTATGTAATACTCACTTTAATGACATTCTTTGGTGCAGGTCTTTTGCAACGGGACTTCTACCACAGTACTGACCAGTGAGTCCGAGGCAGGGTAGAGAGACGAGGGAGGCACGACTTGAGAGCAAATATTTGATTGGCACAGAAGccaaaccaatcacagtgaagatcATGAAGACTAGGGCGGTGCTTCAACATTTCTGCTTTATCATTTGGCGATGGGGCGGTTCCAAACCAGTGGGGAGATGTTCATGGGAGTTGTATTTTATAAAACAGATAATCGCGACTTTGCAACATTGAAAAGAACTGCACTTCCCATCATACTATTCGGCTAAGCGAGCCCCCCCACCTCTTGTTTATCAGAAATAACAgtgagggtaaaaaaaaaaaaaaaagacagaaagatgaAAATGTTCCACATACATTggacattttgttttcaaatttaCTGTATAAGCCATAAGCTCACCAAAACAATCACTTTCATTTCTTGTACATACAGTTAAATGGACATTTTAATGTAGAAGTGATGTAATGATGTGATGAACCAAGCAATGTTtaagcaggtgtgtgtgtgtgtgtgtggggggggggggggggcgtgcgtgcgtgtgtgtgtgtgtatgtaggtgtgtgtgtgtgtgtgtgtgtgtgcgtacgtgatgaaattatattttttttatctgcctGTGCCTGCCATGTTTTCTACAATTAGTAAAATTAATATTCTATCATTTATGTTCCGATCTATTGCCACATTATGTTTAAGTTATCATTACACCATACCAAGTtaccattatattattattatccaaaaatgtatacattttcttCTAATTGACCTGCTTGATAAGTATGCACCTTGTCCTGTGACCAGTGGACGAAAGAAGAAATCGTGCGCAAGCGGAACCACTGAGAGCGAGGCGCCAAAGAGGAgggaaatttaaaatgtacggACCCGCAGCTGACGGAGGTGTAGGAGGTGTAAAATAACAAACGAATGTTACTCGctttataatttaatataaaCAACATCGCTTTGGAAACACATTCCTGTTTTCGGCATGGAGGAGGCGCCCAATGAACAGGTGAGAATGTGAACAAATACTATTAAGCTAATGTGGCTAACGCCTTAGCATGCTATGTTTActtttatcattatcattatggtAACCCATTATAGTCAAGGCGGTAACTAATCTTGCGTTGTTTGTCCTTTTTGTGTTAATGTACCTTATATAATCTTGCGTAGTATCTTTATTGTTAAATGTATACTTGCACATATATCTTCATTGCAATTTCATGTCAAAATTTGGTGTAGTATGCTAAACGTAAACTATTGCAGTTAATTGTTTAAGTTACATGGTAAGTAACgttgttattattaattaaaacattagGAGATTTCTTACTAAATGATAAATCCAAAACGAGCACCAGAGCAtggcaaatatttttaaatgcatagtttgttttttttaattattattttgctttCAGGGATTAGACTCACCGTCCAGAAACAGCTATATTGGAAGTTATTATCAACCACCCGACAGAATGATGTATTTGCCAAGAAGGCTAGACTTCCCATTCCACAGCGTTGAGGATCCACCCACAACTAGTCACCATGTGTCTCAATCAAAAAGTAATATTGATAGCAAAGGTAAGTCACTATGCAGGCAGGGTATTCCCAAGGTCTGTTGCAGTTAGATTAAATGTcaattaaaattatatattaacGTCAAGTAGTCTTCTTCGGTCAATTTGTGTCCCCCATGTAGACTGTTTTCtctttataaaaataataatagtggtGTTTCTTCACATATTGCCGTTAAAACCATGCCTCAATTGTATAATTGTATTAATAATCTTTCTGTGCAATCCTCAATTCAGCTGTAGTAGATGCATTGAAAACGCTTCAAGAAAAAATAAGACGTACCGaggtggagacaagcaggcatgCTGAAAAGAGTCAGCAAGTATCCCATGAAGCTCAAAACCAGCAGTCCTCTATTTTGACAACTCTTCCCATAACTCACAATCAACAAAAGCAAGGTAGGTTAGTCCTAGGCAAAATGCTGTATAAGCCAGTTAGCCTCTAGCATACTCTGCATTTTAACCATCTCTTTTTATTACAGACAtgtatttggtttattttataaTAGGAGATGATGACAGATTGATACATTTCtttacaaacaacaacaacttgacaaatttCTGCTATTTTATCTGCAGAACATGATGGCATCATAAGATGCAGAATTCTTCAAAAGCacctagaaaaaacaaaaaggagcATTGAAAGAGTTAAAAGAGAGCATGAGACTTTACTGGAAAACCgggtaataaaaaaacattcaaattaaattataatgtatttCTAATTCTGTAGTTTCTTTTGAGACTGCTTTTAAAATCAGAAAGAGGACTTTGCTTTGAGTTTGCTCTTTGAATTTGTTCATACATGTTACCATTGCTGGTGTGAGgtactaaaattaaaatgtttaatttcagAGCACTCTACAAAAAGAACAGtttaacacaaatattcaaTTGCAAAAAGAGAAGCTTGAGAGGCTGGAATCGGAATATGAGAAACTGAGCAGGACCCAAACACTGGCAGAGGtgagagtttatttattttttatttataaaaagatTTCACACTGATATTCATTTGCAGATGAAACTTACCATGTTAGAGGAAAAACTCAAGAAAGAAGAACATGAGCGTAAACTGGTGCAAGAGAAAGCTGAAGAGGTTGGTAATTTAAGAAATGTTCTaattcatttatgtattatgctaataaaaaaagaaaagtaaatttAATTTCAACAATTTTATATTGGCGCATGCATACAAATCCCAGTAATTACTTCACAATTAAactttattaaagaaaaaaatcacggGTAATCATTTGGAGTGttgaaatggtaaaaataagaAAGCACAGTGTAAACCTTTGTCCGGCTACAACTTTATATTGTAttgagtttgttttgtgatGAGAATGTGAGGTACAACTATATAATTTTGAACATATTCTGTTTCAGCTTCAGAGAGAGTTTGACAACACTCTTCGAATGAGCCCAGAGGAGacaaaaatcaagaaaaaaaataaaataaaggtactgtatatatttaatGGCATAGCCATTACTTTATAACTGTGAtatatgttgtatttatttgccAAAACTGATGAAAATTACCTTTTTAAATCTGCCTGAAGATGACCTTGAAGCAGAGTGAACAGAAGTCACCAATTTGTGCCCTCACTCAAAAAATGCCTTTCGTCGCTGGAACGGTACGTGTGGTTTGTGACATTTCAACTTTtaccacttaaaaaaaacactatccAATTGGTTTTCCAGGCATTTGAAGACTATATGCAATAGCAAAGGTTGAGAAGACAAATTTATAAATAATTGCAACTGTCAGATTAGGGCAACTAAAGGCCCATGCTTGTTGTCCACATGGGTAATGGCATTTATTCTGACctaaactaatgaaaaatgaGCATGACTGAATAAAGTGCAACAATGACATTACCATATACTTTGAAAAATAAGGAGAGTGAGCCATAAAACTTAAGTGCATGTTGTTTCAGTCAACCAGCCCCAGTCATTCAGTCCACGCCAATGTCCAGAGTGTCCTCCACCTTATGAAGCACCACCAACCTCAGCTGCATGAGCGAGTGTCTCTGCTGCACAGGTCTGTGGGTGCAGCCAGAA
This sequence is a window from Periophthalmus magnuspinnatus isolate fPerMag1 chromosome 24, fPerMag1.2.pri, whole genome shotgun sequence. Protein-coding genes within it:
- the cep57l1 gene encoding centrosomal protein CEP57L1 is translated as MEEAPNEQGLDSPSRNSYIGSYYQPPDRMMYLPRRLDFPFHSVEDPPTTSHHVSQSKSNIDSKAVVDALKTLQEKIRRTEVETSRHAEKSQQVSHEAQNQQSSILTTLPITHNQQKQEHDGIIRCRILQKHLEKTKRSIERVKREHETLLENRSTLQKEQFNTNIQLQKEKLERLESEYEKLSRTQTLAEMKLTMLEEKLKKEEHERKLVQEKAEELQREFDNTLRMSPEETKIKKKNKIKMTLKQSEQKSPICALTQKMPFVAGTSTSPSHSVHANVQSVLHLMKHHQPQLHERVSLLHRSVGAARKSLRKKASSSVLQRHNSESSESEQSLSSLSDLLLALQDELGQMSFEHLELMQQIDGTHDHKNRQDLKNELERLVTKMEEKGAQITKLRKHQQMIHKMAESQKHTSCCEEPLKTTMIHPLAPVPVKLKKRPQKQPSTPSNLQLLRETQQFRNSLKQSDLLWET